In Corallococcus macrosporus, the following are encoded in one genomic region:
- a CDS encoding type II secretion system F family protein — protein MAAPAVQQKATASKKNTAQFLWEAKTKSGESKKGEMEASDIEAVNARLKSLGLNPTKVRKKGTFDMELSLPGSVTGKDILIFTRQFATMIDAGLPLVQCLDILASQMDNPAFKKVVFAIKGKVEQGSTFADALKEHPKVFDELYVQLCAAGEVGGILDTILNRLAAYREKNEKLKAKVKGAMTYPSVVILVAIGVTALLLLKVTPVFEKMFSDFGSALPGPTQVVVDLSKLAQEYFIHAVVGIAALVFSFTWSYRQPKGRKFWDKTFLKLPLFGDVLRKVAVARFTRTLGTMISSGVPILDALDVTAKTAGNRTVEEAIYYVRGKIAEGKNIAGPLLETKVFPSMVVQMIGVGEATGAMDTMLNKIADFYDDEVDAAIGALTSMIEPLLMVFLGGVVGGFLIAMYLPIFNLAGAIK, from the coding sequence ATGGCAGCACCAGCGGTCCAGCAAAAGGCGACAGCGTCGAAGAAGAACACGGCCCAGTTCCTCTGGGAGGCGAAGACCAAGAGCGGGGAGAGCAAGAAGGGCGAGATGGAGGCCTCGGACATCGAGGCCGTCAATGCGCGCCTCAAGTCCCTGGGCCTCAACCCGACGAAGGTGCGCAAGAAGGGCACCTTCGACATGGAGCTGTCCCTGCCCGGGAGCGTGACGGGCAAGGACATCCTCATCTTCACCCGCCAGTTCGCGACGATGATCGACGCGGGCCTGCCGCTGGTGCAGTGCCTGGACATCCTCGCCAGCCAGATGGACAACCCCGCCTTCAAGAAGGTGGTGTTCGCCATCAAGGGCAAGGTGGAGCAGGGCAGCACCTTCGCGGACGCGCTGAAGGAGCACCCCAAGGTCTTCGACGAGCTCTACGTGCAGCTGTGCGCCGCGGGCGAGGTGGGCGGTATCCTCGACACCATCCTCAACCGGCTCGCCGCCTACCGTGAGAAGAACGAGAAGCTCAAGGCGAAGGTCAAGGGCGCCATGACCTACCCGTCGGTGGTCATCCTGGTGGCCATCGGCGTGACGGCGCTCCTGCTCCTCAAGGTGACGCCCGTCTTCGAGAAGATGTTCTCGGACTTCGGCTCGGCGCTGCCGGGACCCACGCAGGTGGTGGTGGACCTGTCGAAGCTCGCGCAGGAGTACTTCATCCACGCCGTCGTCGGCATCGCCGCGCTCGTCTTCTCCTTCACCTGGAGCTACCGCCAGCCCAAGGGCCGCAAGTTCTGGGACAAGACGTTCCTCAAGCTGCCCCTGTTCGGCGACGTGCTGCGCAAGGTGGCGGTGGCGCGCTTCACGCGCACGCTGGGCACGATGATCTCCTCCGGCGTGCCCATCCTGGACGCGCTGGACGTGACGGCGAAGACGGCCGGCAACCGCACGGTGGAAGAGGCCATCTACTACGTGCGCGGGAAGATCGCCGAGGGCAAGAACATCGCGGGTCCGCTGCTGGAGACCAAGGTGTTCCCGTCCATGGTGGTGCAGATGATTGGCGTCGGTGAGGCGACGGGCGCCATGGACACCATGCTCAACAAGATCGCCGACTTCTACGACGACGAGGTGGACGCGGCCATCGGCGCGCTCACGTCGATGATCGAACCGCTGCTGATGGTGTTCCTCGGCGGCGTGGTGGGTGGCTTCCTCATCGCCATGTACCTGCCCATCTTCAACCTTGCCGGCGCGATCAAGTAG